The following proteins come from a genomic window of Proteiniphilum propionicum:
- a CDS encoding PHP domain-containing protein has protein sequence MNCFNADLHIHTCLSPCGSLDMSPGNIIRTAKAKGLHMIAITDHNTTRNVRVCVEIGSREGVYVIPGCEVNTREEVHCLCYFPHLQALEEFQNYLEERMTDVKNDPRRMGYQVAVDENDLIVYEEERSLFMSIDDEIEGVAGEVHRLDGIFVPAHIDRPKNSLFSQLGFIPFDLEYDALEVSKATTPEEFVKKHQGLKGKRFLQNSDAHYPEDIASVYNRFNMERPDWECFRTFFAENRNKGSEIYCTNG, from the coding sequence ATGAACTGTTTCAATGCCGATTTGCACATTCACACCTGTTTGTCACCGTGCGGCAGCCTTGATATGAGCCCGGGGAATATTATCCGTACGGCGAAGGCGAAGGGGCTGCATATGATAGCAATCACCGACCACAACACCACCCGGAATGTACGTGTTTGCGTGGAAATTGGCAGCAGGGAAGGCGTTTATGTTATACCCGGGTGTGAGGTGAACACAAGGGAAGAGGTCCACTGCCTATGTTATTTCCCTCATTTGCAGGCATTGGAGGAGTTTCAGAACTATCTGGAAGAGAGAATGACCGATGTGAAAAACGATCCTCGCCGCATGGGATACCAGGTAGCTGTAGATGAGAATGATCTGATAGTGTATGAAGAAGAGCGCTCTTTATTTATGAGTATTGATGATGAGATAGAGGGCGTGGCAGGAGAGGTACACAGGCTGGACGGAATTTTCGTGCCGGCTCATATCGACAGGCCGAAAAACAGCCTGTTCAGTCAGCTGGGTTTTATACCTTTCGATCTTGAGTATGATGCGCTTGAGGTGTCAAAAGCTACAACGCCGGAAGAGTTTGTAAAAAAACACCAGGGTCTTAAAGGTAAACGGTTCCTCCAAAACTCCGATGCCCATTATCCGGAAGATATTGCTTCAGTGTATAATCGCTTCAATATGGAGAGGCCAGATTGGGAATGTTTTAGAACATTTTTTGCTGAAAACCGGAATAAGGGATCTGAAATATATTGCACTAATGGTTGA
- a CDS encoding [Fe-Fe] hydrogenase large subunit C-terminal domain-containing protein gives MKDRNYTHSIQIDTNKCIGCSHCMRVCSTQAIRIVEGYARIQPERCIDCGECYRVCPQRAIYAKDDGFISIERDGYRIALVPSVFIGQFPSEYSATQVLDAVKQLGFDEVYEVEQAVDFMKEAYESVAKEELPHPLISSFCPAIVRLIQVQYPSLTELILLLKAPHDVVALYLRKLKEREGMDPGKLFIYYITPCAAKIVAARAPVGELQSPIDATINMTEIYNKVSKILHGKKNPGLHKKFANMSPDSVNWSLSGTEKKYFPGRSLAIDGIDNVIEFLEKLESGHIAEIDFLEMRACDQGCAGGILCPGNRFLTVERLEHRHKRLQKLKKADKGVVRNPLMEYKEVLHALSSVDPVYPRDGLLLDEDMEKALIKLQRIERLMTYFPGFDCGACGAPGCRNLAEDIVRGKASISHCVFVQRVMEKNYKLSPDQAFVVIEKIWGRNRLNKYRDSHGKES, from the coding sequence ATGAAAGACAGGAACTATACACATTCAATTCAGATTGATACAAATAAATGTATCGGTTGCTCGCATTGTATGCGTGTTTGTTCTACACAGGCTATCCGTATTGTGGAGGGGTATGCGCGCATTCAACCGGAAAGATGTATCGACTGCGGCGAATGTTACCGTGTTTGTCCTCAACGGGCCATTTACGCTAAGGATGACGGTTTCATTTCCATAGAGAGGGACGGATACCGGATTGCACTGGTGCCCTCTGTCTTTATTGGCCAATTTCCTTCAGAATATTCGGCCACACAGGTACTTGATGCGGTAAAACAGTTGGGCTTTGATGAGGTATATGAGGTGGAGCAGGCAGTGGATTTCATGAAAGAAGCCTATGAATCTGTTGCGAAAGAGGAACTGCCTCATCCGCTTATCAGTTCGTTTTGTCCTGCAATAGTCCGCCTTATTCAGGTTCAATACCCTTCGCTTACAGAGCTGATTTTGTTGCTGAAAGCACCTCACGATGTAGTTGCTCTCTATCTCAGAAAATTGAAGGAGAGGGAGGGTATGGACCCGGGGAAATTGTTCATATATTATATTACCCCGTGCGCTGCGAAAATTGTTGCAGCCCGTGCACCCGTAGGTGAGCTGCAATCGCCTATCGATGCTACAATAAATATGACCGAGATCTATAACAAGGTTTCAAAAATACTGCATGGAAAGAAAAATCCCGGGTTACACAAAAAATTTGCAAATATGAGCCCCGATTCGGTCAACTGGTCGTTGTCGGGGACCGAAAAGAAATATTTTCCTGGTAGAAGCTTGGCTATTGACGGGATAGATAATGTGATTGAGTTTCTTGAAAAGCTGGAATCGGGACATATCGCCGAAATAGATTTTCTAGAGATGCGTGCCTGTGACCAGGGGTGTGCCGGGGGCATCCTTTGTCCCGGTAACAGATTCCTTACAGTGGAACGATTGGAACATAGGCATAAAAGATTGCAAAAGCTGAAAAAGGCCGACAAAGGAGTTGTGAGAAATCCACTTATGGAGTATAAGGAGGTGCTTCATGCACTTTCCAGTGTCGATCCGGTTTATCCACGCGATGGACTGCTGTTGGATGAAGATATGGAGAAGGCGTTGATTAAGCTGCAGCGAATTGAGCGGCTTATGACCTACTTTCCCGGTTTCGATTGCGGTGCCTGCGGTGCACCGGGCTGCAGGAATCTGGCCGAAGATATTGTAAGAGGCAAAGCGAGCATATCTCATTGTGTTTTTGTGCAGCGTGTTATGGAGAAAAATTACAAACTGAGCCCTGATCAGGCCTTTGTGGTTATAGAAAAGATATGGGGCAGGAACAGGCTCAATAAATACAGAGATTCACATGGAAAAGAATCTTAA
- a CDS encoding ATP-binding protein: MKMHYNIEGGNFSAAGRASSEVKKTLKQFNISPIIVRRIAVALYEAEVNVVAHAWKGIMSVDITPEGIDVVVEDEGPGIEDIDKAMEEGFSTATDEVRQMGFGAGMGLPNIKRNCDEMYLSSTPGTGTRLEIKVFFNG, encoded by the coding sequence ATGAAGATGCATTACAACATAGAGGGGGGAAATTTCAGCGCGGCAGGACGGGCAAGCTCTGAGGTGAAAAAAACTCTTAAACAGTTCAATATATCGCCTATTATTGTGCGAAGGATAGCCGTGGCGCTCTACGAAGCCGAAGTAAACGTTGTGGCACACGCTTGGAAAGGGATAATGAGTGTGGATATCACACCGGAGGGAATCGATGTGGTTGTTGAGGATGAGGGGCCTGGAATTGAAGATATTGACAAAGCGATGGAAGAGGGCTTTTCTACTGCTACTGATGAGGTTCGTCAAATGGGATTTGGAGCCGGGATGGGACTGCCTAATATCAAAAGAAACTGTGATGAGATGTATTTGTCATCTACACCCGGGACAGGAACAAGGCTTGAGATAAAAGTTTTTTTCAACGGCTAG
- a CDS encoding NADH-dependent [FeFe] hydrogenase, group A6 — protein sequence MEVRINNQVVQVADGSTIWQACSSVGIHVPSLCYLKDVSQNASCGVCVVEVKGAKSLLRSCITKVTEGMEILTDSPRAMEARKMNVELLLANHPQDCLVCSRNGNCELQQLTFTLGINTRRFERTRKEHLAKDESSLSLVRDPEKCILCGRCVAVCSNMQNVRVIDFVGRGLKTKISTFLDRGLGLVACTNCGQCSLVCPTGAITEKSYVSDVRAVLQDPGKVVLVQTAPAVRVGIGEAMGMPYGSLVTGQMVAGLRRLGFSRVFDTDFAADLTIVEEGNELLQRIRNGGVLPMITSCSPGWIKFIEHFYPQLLEHLSTCKSPQQMFGAVAKTYYAEKTGTDPRDIVVVSVMPCTAKKYEARRPEMDGAFQYWKERMSLTEEERFFDVDYSLTTRELARMFRESGIEFTQLPDEEFDSPLGESTGAAVLFGSTGGVMEAALRTAYELYTGRNLKSLDFKSVRGLQGIREADIDMNGTTLKVAVGNTLKNAALLLDQIKNGTSPYAFIEVMTCPGGCLGGGGQPIPTNAEIREKRAESIYFEDEHKTIRKSHENPEIVRIYEDFLMCPMSDRSHHLLHTHYVKRSV from the coding sequence ATGGAAGTAAGAATAAATAATCAGGTAGTTCAGGTAGCCGATGGTAGTACCATATGGCAGGCATGCAGCTCTGTAGGTATTCATGTGCCTTCGTTATGTTATCTGAAAGATGTATCACAAAACGCTTCCTGCGGCGTGTGCGTAGTTGAGGTGAAAGGGGCGAAGTCTTTGTTGCGCTCCTGTATCACAAAAGTCACTGAAGGGATGGAGATATTGACTGATAGCCCGCGTGCTATGGAAGCTCGGAAAATGAACGTTGAACTGTTGCTGGCCAACCATCCGCAGGATTGTTTGGTTTGCAGCCGAAACGGAAACTGTGAACTGCAGCAGTTGACCTTTACTTTGGGAATCAACACAAGGCGATTTGAGCGAACTCGTAAAGAACACCTTGCTAAAGACGAGTCATCTTTATCGTTGGTGCGGGATCCGGAAAAGTGTATTCTTTGCGGACGATGTGTGGCTGTCTGCAGCAACATGCAGAATGTGAGGGTTATAGATTTTGTGGGGCGAGGGCTTAAGACAAAGATATCAACTTTTCTTGACCGGGGCTTAGGCTTGGTAGCATGTACAAACTGTGGCCAATGCTCATTAGTATGTCCTACGGGTGCTATCACTGAAAAAAGCTATGTCAGCGACGTGAGGGCTGTATTGCAGGATCCGGGGAAAGTGGTACTGGTGCAAACAGCACCCGCCGTACGCGTGGGTATCGGGGAGGCCATGGGAATGCCTTATGGAAGCCTGGTAACGGGGCAGATGGTTGCCGGGTTGAGACGTCTTGGTTTTTCGAGGGTCTTTGATACCGATTTTGCGGCAGACCTTACCATTGTTGAAGAGGGTAATGAGTTGCTTCAACGCATAAGAAACGGTGGCGTCTTGCCAATGATAACATCCTGTTCACCGGGATGGATAAAGTTTATTGAACATTTTTATCCACAGCTGCTGGAACATTTGTCTACATGTAAATCTCCACAACAGATGTTTGGTGCGGTAGCCAAAACCTATTACGCCGAAAAAACAGGTACCGACCCGAGAGATATAGTTGTAGTTTCTGTTATGCCCTGCACCGCCAAGAAATATGAGGCCCGAAGGCCCGAAATGGATGGTGCATTCCAATACTGGAAAGAGAGAATGAGCCTTACGGAGGAGGAACGATTCTTTGATGTAGATTATTCTCTAACCACAAGGGAACTGGCTCGTATGTTTCGTGAATCGGGTATTGAATTCACGCAGCTTCCGGATGAAGAGTTCGACAGCCCACTGGGCGAATCGACAGGTGCGGCAGTGTTGTTCGGATCCACGGGTGGTGTTATGGAAGCAGCGTTAAGGACTGCTTATGAGCTTTATACCGGGAGAAACCTGAAGAGTTTAGATTTCAAGTCGGTCCGGGGATTACAGGGGATAAGAGAAGCCGATATAGATATGAACGGAACAACTTTGAAAGTTGCTGTTGGCAACACGCTGAAAAATGCTGCTTTGTTGCTCGATCAGATAAAAAATGGCACATCACCTTACGCATTTATCGAGGTAATGACCTGCCCGGGAGGCTGCCTGGGCGGAGGAGGCCAGCCTATACCGACCAATGCCGAAATACGGGAAAAGCGTGCTGAATCAATCTATTTTGAAGATGAACACAAAACGATACGTAAATCTCATGAAAACCCCGAAATTGTAAGGATTTATGAGGATTTTCTCATGTGCCCCATGAGTGATAGATCGCATCATCTGTTGCATACGCACTATGTGAAAAGGTCGGTTTAA
- a CDS encoding transcriptional regulator, which yields MNLQRVNEIIDGTIQLDCNTLHNYTNAFASDLMSDVLRFQMENTILITGLCTVQAIRTAEIINISCIIFGRGKQVTDEMLALAKEHNISIVATDSTVFEISGKLYQNGLKPVSL from the coding sequence ATGAATTTACAAAGGGTAAACGAGATTATCGACGGAACAATACAACTCGATTGTAACACTCTTCACAATTACACAAATGCTTTTGCTTCTGATTTGATGAGTGATGTATTGCGATTTCAGATGGAGAACACCATCCTTATTACGGGTTTGTGCACAGTGCAAGCTATCCGTACTGCAGAGATCATCAATATTTCCTGCATAATTTTCGGCAGGGGCAAACAGGTTACGGATGAAATGTTGGCTTTGGCAAAGGAACATAATATATCAATTGTTGCAACAGATTCAACAGTTTTTGAGATTTCAGGGAAACTCTATCAAAATGGGTTGAAACCGGTTTCCCTATGA
- a CDS encoding serine kinase, with translation MEKNLKQLTEELNFECLTGNSLLERAVQSAYVSDLLSDVMGKAQPKMLWVTSQVHKNIVAVASLKELSAVIVVNERIVAQEVLDHAEAEEVVILTSGMPAFETAGILYEWLKEVD, from the coding sequence ATGGAAAAGAATCTTAAACAGCTTACAGAAGAGCTGAATTTTGAATGTCTTACGGGTAACTCTCTGTTAGAGAGAGCGGTGCAGTCGGCTTATGTGTCTGATTTGCTGAGTGATGTGATGGGTAAAGCACAACCTAAAATGCTTTGGGTTACATCGCAGGTACATAAAAATATTGTGGCGGTTGCTTCGCTTAAAGAGTTAAGTGCAGTAATAGTGGTCAATGAGCGGATTGTTGCTCAGGAGGTATTGGATCATGCCGAAGCTGAGGAGGTAGTTATACTAACATCCGGGATGCCTGCTTTTGAAACTGCCGGAATACTGTATGAGTGGTTGAAGGAGGTTGATTGA